Genomic DNA from Thiosocius teredinicola:
ACGATGCCGTTGCGGCCAGTGAGGAGAAAAGCCGCTTCCTGGCGTCACTGAGTCATGAACTGCGTACCCCGTTGACCACGGTATTGGGTTTCTGCGAGCTCCTGCTCGATGAGTCCGACAAACTCGATGACGACCAGGCAGACAGCATCGGCGAGATTCAGAATGCCGGCTCTCACATGTTGTCGCTGATCAACGAGGTGTTGGATCTGGCGAAGATCGACGCCGGCAAGACCAAGCTGGTGATGCGCAATGTCGCCTTGTCGCCGTTACTTGGCGATGTGGCCGCGTTGGTCAAACACCAGGCGATCAGCGCCGGTATGCAGTTGCAGCTGCCGCCTGACGACGCGTTGCAGGTGTGTGCAGATCAAGGTGCACTCAAACAGGTGCTACTGAATCTGTGCAGCAATGCGATCAAGCACAGCGGCAGACCCGGTGACGTGACGATCCGCACCTGCGTCGTGGATGATCGTGTGCATATCACGGTGGCCGACGATGGTCTGGGCATCGAGCCGCACCATCAGGAAGGGATCTTCGACCCGTTTCGGCGTACCGCCTTGCGCCACTCGATCCATGACGGCAGCGGGATCGGACTGCCGCTGAGTCGTCGTCTGGTCGAGAAGATGGCCGGTGTCCTGTCGTTGCAGAGCACGCCGGGGAAGGGTACCTGCTTCACGATCGACCTGCCGCTCGCCGATTAAGTCGGCGGCTGATGCGATGGCGTAATCCCGCGGGTCACATCGAGCGGCGAGCGCCTCGCCGCGCGTCTGCTCAGTGTGTATCCGACGCCTTGTAGCCGATCCGGAAACCACCCCAGTGGCGTCCCTGCAGTACGATGGGAACCGACATATCGTGCATGATCTCGCCGGTATCCCGCTTGTAGGTCTGCAGCAGGAAGGATTCCGTATTCTTGCCGCAGCGGCTGCCGGTGCGATCGGTGAACAACCGCTTGGTACGGTTGTTGACCAGGTCGGTCTGGTAGTCGCCGGTCAAAGGCTTGCTGTAACGCTTGTTGTGCGTGGGGAAGTAGCCGTTGTTGTCGACTGCACCGGCGTACAGGATAAAGCCGTTCTCCTGCAGGATGGGTTCCTGGATCGCCGGCAGCACCTCGTCGGTGAAACGGTCGAAGCGCGTCTGGTACTTCGTCGGATTGGTGTTGGGTATCTCTTTATAGTCGCGGTCCATCAGATCGGCGAGGCTGAGCCTGCCGCTTGCGATGGCATTCTCAAAGGTGGCGATGATCTTCTTCACCGCATCGAGCGCGATATGGCGTACGCGATCGTGCACCGTGTCGAGTTCGAAGTGCGCGATGCTTTTGTAAACCGTCTCGGCTGTGTCGGACAGGTCGAGCGCGTGTTCCGAAACCGTCTGTACTTCCTGCTCGGTCTCGGTCAGGGCAATCTCCATCCGGCTCAGTGACTCGGAGATCTCACCGATGCCGCTGACATGTTCTTCGACCGTGGTGGCGATCATGCCGATATCGTTGGCTGATTCTTCAGAGTAGCCGTTGATGCCCTGCAGCACGGTGCCGACACCCTCGGTATCGGTCACCACCGATTCGACGACTTCGGCGAGGCTTTGCATCGTCTGCACCGATTCGTTGACTTCCTGATGGATGCTGGCGAGTTTTTCGCCGATTTCGCGGGTGGCCTCGGTCGTCTTGCTCGCCAGTTGGCGAACCTCGTCGGCGACGACCGCGAAACCGCGTCCGTGTTCGCCGGCGCGTGCCGCCTCGATCGCTGCGTTGAGCGCCAGCATATTGGTCTGTTCGGCGACGCCGTCGATCAGTCGGGTGATCGTCTGGATCTCTTCCGAGCGCGCCTGCAGCTGGCCGAGCGAGTTGGCGCTGCGTTCGGTTTCGGCGCGCACGTGATGGATGCGTTGTATGGCACCGAGAACGGCCGATTCACCCTTGGTGCTGGCGTCGCGCGTGGCATATGCCGAATCGCGCGCATGTTCTGCGCTCTGCGACATCGAGCGGGTCGTCGCTTCGATCTCTTGCGAGGTGGTGCCGATGGTGTTCGCGTGGCGCACCTGGTCGGTCATTTTCTTGCGCAACTCGTCCGCGGAGAATGACACCTGGGCGGAGGCGATTGCGATCCGGCTGCCGCGTTCGGCCATCTCCCGGGCGACGTCGGTGGTCTTGCGCTGCAATGCGACAACCGCATCACGCATGCGCTGACAATGCGCACTGCGCACATCTTTCATCTCTTCGGCAAAGCGTTTGAAGTCTTCCTTTTCAACGCTTTCCTCGACCGCATCGGCGAGCTTTGCCAACGGCCGAGTGACCCCGATCGAGAAAACCGCCAGGCCAGGCAGCATGGCGCAGACGGCGATGAGCGCCACCAGCAGGGCAGACGGCAGGGTGTCGATGAGCAGGTAATGAACTCCGTAGGCCATACCGAAACCGAGGACGACCGAGGCGATGAAATGCGGGAGATAGATCATGGCGAATTATTTTCGTATCGGGAGAAACTGGAGCCTGCTCACATAGGCGGCAATTCGGTGACGTACTTGAGAATCTTGAGGAATCGTTCGCACCGGCTGGTTGCGCGCGTCGGGAACCTCGGAAATCGCTGCGTGACCGGCCGATCCTTTAGATGGGTTGCTCGACCAGGCGCAAGCCGTTGGTGCCATCGTCGGTGCACAGCTCGAGAAAGTTTTCGCTCGACCTTTCGAGGATCGCCGATGCCGGCATCGGGCGACCCAGCAGATAACCTTGCAGGATATCGCAGCCCAGTGATTTCAATGCCTCGCCCTGCCTGGACGACTCGACACCTTCGGCAACGACCCGGCAATCGAAGGCATGTGCCATCTCGATAATGGTGCCCAGCAGCATGGTGTCTTTGCGGTGCTGCAGCATGTCGGCGACGAACACCCGGTCGATCTTCACGCAGTCGATCGGCAGTTTCTTCAGTGAGGCGAGGGATGAATAACCGGTGCCGAAGTCGTCGATGGCGATGCGCACGCCGATCGAACGAATGCGCTCCAGCGTCGAGCAGACCGCAGTGCCGGTCTGCAGTACGCTCTCGGTCACCTCGAGTTCGAGCATTTCGGGTGGCAGGCCGGTTTCCTTCAGCACCTGGCGCACCGTGTCGTAGAAGGCGCAGTTCTCCAGTTGCCGCGGTGAGATGTTGACTGCGACCGGCAGCGAGACATTGCTGTCGCGCCGCCATTGGGCCGCCTGGCGGCAGGCGGTGCGCAATACCCACTCGCCGATCTGATCGATCAGGCCGACGCGTTCTGCGACGCTGATGAACTGATCCGGCGGTACCATGCCGCGCACCGGGTGCAGCCAGCGAACCAGGGCTTCGGCGCCGCACAGGCGGCCGCTGGCGGTATCGATCTGCGGCTGGTACAGCAGCACCAGTTCTTCGCTGTCGATTGCGCGCGCCAGGTCGCGTTCTATCTGGCGGCGTTGGTCGTTTTCGGTCGTCAGGCGAAGCTCGTATCGCTGAACCCGGTGCTTGCCGCCTCGCTTGGCCGCACGCATGGCCGTTTCGGCAGCCTTGAGCAGCGTTACCGCGTCTTCACCGTCTTCGGGGTACATGGCGATGCCGATGCCGGCGGTGATGCGTACGCGTTTGCTGCCGAAGCGCGCCGGTTCGGCGAGCACTTCCAGGCAGCGCCGGGTCAGCAGGTCGATGTCTTCCTGGCTCTCGACGCCGCCGATCAGCAGCGCAAACTCATCGCTGCTCAGGCGGGCCGCAAAGTCACTGCCGCGCAAGGTCGACGTCAGGCGGGCCGCGACGCTCTTGAGCACCATGTCGCCGATGTCATGGCCCATGGAATCGTTGATGTCTTTGAAACCGTCGAGGTCGAGGTGTACCAGCGCGAACCGGCAGTTGGCCCGGCTGCAGCGTTCGACCATCTTGGGCAGGCGCTCGGTGAAATGCGTACGGCTGCCCAGCCCGGTCAATTGATCGTAGAACGCGAGTTGATGGGTATGGTCGACCAGCGATTCGAGCTGGTTTTGATGATCTTCGAGCGCGTCGCGTTGCTGCTGGATCTCCTGCAGCGCCGATTCAAGGCGTGATTGGGTAGCCAGCGACGCAATGTACTGCCGCACGATGCGCTGCCCCTGGACGACCGCGAACCAGGCGAATGACAACTGCATCGCCAACAATACCCAGCCGGCCTGCAGACCCATCACCGCGGCGGCGCCGGTGAGCACGATGATCGGCAACCACAGCAGCACGATGAAGCGCTGCCATAGGTTGCGTTCGACGGTATAGGTGCTGAAGCCGCCGGCGGTGACGCCGAGCGTTGTCATCAGCGCCAGTTGGGTCGTCCAGGCAACCCCGTCGAGAAACACCATCATGCCGACCATGATTCCCCAGGTGGTTGCCGTGATGTAGACCGTGGTCAGGTAGCGCGTGACCCAGGTGCGTTGCCCATCGTCGTCTGCCTGCATCAGGCGGTTGCCGACGTACATGCGGTAGGCCGCCAACACGGCAAGGCCGAGAAACAGCGCCGCGACGACCGGCCAGTGGGTGATGAATCCGGGGCTGATGAACAGAAACAGCAGCATCACCGCCGGCATGAACAGCGGCAGGACGCCGGTACGCTCGGCCAGGTGGCGCACCGCCAGGGCGCGAACATCTGCCACGGCATCGTTGTTGAATCCTGTCTCGAGCCAGCGTTCAGCGGCCGCGCAAGCGGATTGCATGTCGATGTTTTGTTGCAGGTTGCGCGCGTTCATTGTTGTGCTGCCCAAAAGTAGGTGCTTGTTGTTGCTGGCCCGTTATCTAACGATGTCGGTCTCTACCCGTATTGTTCGGCGAATGTTGTCGCATCCGCATCGGGAAACCCCTGAATGCGTAGGTATAATTTCCTTATTCATCCAACGCCGCTGCCCCCGCGCCTTGCCGCCCTAAACGACGGGGCGCCGATACCTCGCGGTACGGCGCCCCTGGCGATCCGCAACTGCGCTTGAAGCGTCAGGACGATAAGACGTTGGTCTCACCCGGGCGGCGGGTGGCGGTACCGCGCCACTCGATGCGGCCGGCCGCTTCGGCCAGTCGCTTGGCGATCCATGACTGAACATCCAGGCCGTTCTGGTGGCCCAGGTGGCAGTCGAAGTTGTCCATCCAGATGACGACGCCAGAGTCGGCTTCGGTCAGCTGTGCCTGAACACGTACGCGCTGGTCGCTCCAGCGGACGCTGCCGGTCAGCACCAGTTGCACACCCATCGACATGCGGATGTGTTCGATGTCATCCGCCGGTTCGACAGGCGGAAAAGCCCCTTCGGGCGCCACCAGGTGAAAATTGGTGTCGAGCGCCAGCGATCTGCGTATCTCGGTAACCAGGCCTTCGCAGAAATACAGGTCTGCGGGTTGTTCGCTGAGGCATGAGAATGATCCGACCATCAGCTTCGGGCCGGTCAGTGACAATGGGCTGCCCGACGGAGGGCCGGATATCTCCTCACGCCGCTCGATCCCGATCAGCAGGCTGTCGGTCGGCAGGCTGAGGCGAATCGGGTCGCGCCATCCTTCGGTGACATAGTAGTTTTCGAGTCTGCGGCGCAGCTCGTCCATGTTGACCGGTTTGATGCCGGCGTCGCTGTCATCGGTAGACGCGCCGCATAGACGGGCGAGATCGTCGGCGCGTGCTTCAAACGCCTTGACGCGACCTGCCAGGGTCTCGGTGACGAGGTGGCGTAGACACGCCGCCATCCGGAACGCATTGCGGAATCCGCTGCTGTTGAGAACGCGATCGAGTTGTGCGAGGACATCCGTTTCGAATTGTGTGCTGCTCATGGTAACGATCCCGCTGTTGAGTGGCCGGCAAAAAAAGGGACGGTCCGACGCTGATCCACAGCGGTCTGGTGCTCGCTCTTCACACATCCCGCGCGCCAGGACCGTCCACCCAAGGAGAGACTGCCAACCCTTCCTGCTCTCAAGTTTCGGCCCTGGGGGCGTCCAGACGTATCGGAAATTCCCCGATCCGGGGCTTCGCAAACCCTTATTCGGGCGAGCTGCTGCGGCCATCATGGCCAAAAAGGGAACAAAACGATTAATTCAGCGCCTAAACCCGCTGAATCGGCAAAGGCACACCGTCAATCGTCGAGCGGCGTGATGCCTTGGCGGATGGCGTATTTGGTCAGTTCAGCGATGCTGTGCAGGTCGAGCTTGTCCATGATCTTCTTGCGATGGGTCTCGACCGTCTTGGTGCTGATGAACAGCCGCTCGGCAACCACCTGGGTCGAGTTGCCTTCGGCGATGAGTTGCAGGATCTCTTTCTCACGCGCGGTCAGCGGCGAGTCGCTGTTTTCATCGACGGCTTGCCCCTGGGCGATGTCAGACAGCAGGCTGCCGGACGCCTCCGGGCTGACGTACACCCGGTTCGAGCCAACCGCCCGCAACGCGGTGATCAGTTCGTCGAAGGCGTTCTCTTTGAGCAGGTAGCCGGATGCGCCGGCCTCGAGCATGCGTTTGACGTAGCGACTGTCGGAATGCATCGACAATCCGAGCACCTTGATGCCCGGCATCATTGCCACCAGCTGGCGAGTTGCCTCGATGCCGTTCAGCTCCGACATGGCGACATCCATCAGCACGATGTCGGGTGTCAACTTCTTCGCCAGCTTGAGCGCATCGCGGCCGTTGTCCGCTTCGCCGATAACCTCGAACTCAGCCGCATCATCGAGCAGGCTGCGCAGTCCTTCACGCAGGATCTTGTGATCATCCACAATCAGAACTCGGGTCAACATCAGCCACTTTGCTCCGTATCTTCTACCGGAATACTTAGCGTCACGACGGCACCGCCTTTGGATTGCACTGCCAAGGTTCCGCCGAGCATGGACAAGCGTTCGCGTACACTGAACAGGCCGAAGCCGCCGCTCTTGCTCTGCTCAAACATGTGTTCCGCATCGAAACCCGCGCCGTCGTCGCTGACCGCTACTACGAGTTCAGCCGGTTCCGAGCGCAATTCTACCTGAGCATGTCGGGCGCCTGCATGCTTGACGATATTGATCATGAGTTCACGAATGGCCTGAAACAGAAACACGTTGATGTCTTCGCTCAAGCCGGCATCGCCACCGTCCGTTTTCACCTCACAGACGATGCCTTGCGGTTTCATCACCGATTCTGCGAGCCATTCGAGCGCCGGTGCCAGCCCGAGTTCGTACAGAATTGGCGGGCTCAATTGAATCAACAGCGTGCGCATTTCGCCGACAGCGGTATCGATGGTCTGGTTCAGGTCATCGAATGCGCGGTGTTGCGCCGGATCGGTCGCCGCGCGCAGGCGACCCAACTGGATCTTGCTCAACGTCAGGCGTTGAATCGGCCCGTCATGCAGTTCTTGAGCAAGTCTTCTGCGCTCGCGTTCTTCGGTCACCGCCATGTCGGCGCTCATCCGTCGCAGCTTCTGGGTGCGTTCGCGAACGCGCTGTTCGAGACGCTCGTTCTGATCCGTCAGTTCTTTGCGCGCCTGGCGCAGGGCCAGGTGCGTGCGGATGCGGGCGCGCACCGTCGCCGCGCTGATCGGCTTGGTGATGTAGTCGACGGCACCCAGGTTGAGACCGTGCGCCTCCGCATCGACATCGTCCTTGGCGGTGAGAAAGACGACCGGAATATCGCGCGTGGCGGCATCGAGTTTCAGACGCCGGCAGGTTTCATAACCATCGATACCGGGCATTGCGACGTCGAGCAGTATCAGATCGGGGAGGGGGCCGCTGGCCACGCGCTGCAGTGCCTCTTCGCCGGTCTTGGAGACGATGACCCGATAATCGGTTTGCAGAATGCTGACCAGAATATCGAGATAGCTCCGCTCGTCATCGACGATCAGGATCGAATGTTTTTGCGGCATGGCGTTGATGTGATTATCCGTCCGCGTTGTGCAGTGATGGTAAGCCCAGGGAGCGGGCCAGCTCTTCGAGGGCCTGCTTCGCTTCGAGGAAATCATAACCCTCAATCAGATCGGCCAGTTCGGCATCCGCACCGCGTGCGCTCTCAGGCAGAGCCTGATGGATACGCTGCAGGCAGGCGAGCGCTTCGGCATCGCCGGCATCGAGCAATTCGGCAAGCTGCACGAACAAGGCGTGCAGTTGTTCTTCATTCAGCACCTTGCCCGGCGCCGAGCGTGGCGTCGATGGCGCCGGTTCGTGTTGCGCAAGGTAATCGTGGATGGCGACGAAGGTATTGGAGGCCGCTTGTTCGAAATCGGCGAAGGCCTCTACGTGCTCGGTATTCGGCTGATTCTTGATCAGGTGCTCCAGGCGACTGGTGGCACCAAACAGCCAACGTGCACCGACGTTACCGGCGACCCCTTTGAGGTTGTGCAGCAGGCGCTGTGCTTCATCTTCTTTGCCGCCGGTGAGCAGCCGCGGAAGACGGGTGGCACAGTCGCGATAGCGGTGTCTGAAATCATTGAGCAGCTTTTGATAGAGCGCTTGGTTGCCGTCCACGCGGCGGATACCTTCTTCGGCATCGAGTACCGACGGGCGGCGCACCTTGGCGGCACGATCCCGCGTCGTTCGGCTGTTGCGCGGCGAGTCTTCGAGGTAGTGCTTTAAGACCTGGTACCAGCGCGCGGGATCGATCGGCTTGGTCAGGTGGTCGTTCATGCCGACGGCAAGGCAGCGATCGCGATCGCTGGTCAAGGCATGTGCCGTCATGGCGATGATCGGCGTGTCGGTGATCTGCATGTCCTGGCGGATGCGGCGCGTGGTCTCCAGGCCATCCAGCACCGGCATCTGAATATCCATCAGCACCAGGTCGAAGTCGCTGACGGCAATCTGTGACAACGCCTCTTCGCCGTTCTTGGCGACGCTGACATGCAGGCCGAAGGACTGCAGGATCTCGCGCGCGATCTGCTGGTTGATGGGGTTGTCTTCCACCAGCAGGATGTCGCCGGCCAGGGGTTCGAGGCGTATCGCCCGCAGGCCACCGGACTCCTGGTCGGCGAGGCTCGGCAGTTGCCCGGTCTGCTCGAGCAGGGTGCGCGCCAGGGGAAGCGCGCGTACCGGCTTGGCGACGACCGCGATACGCGAGCGGTCGAATTCGAGCTGCATCAAGGCTTCACGTCCCGTCGTTGTCGTCAGGATCACGACCGGCGTGTCGTCGAGGCCGAACTCGTCGCTGATCTCGCGCAAGGCGTCGAACGGATCGCCGTGATCCATGTCGCCGCTGAGCAGCAGGATGTCGACCTGTGCGGTTTGCTGCTCCTGCATGCACTGGTGCAGCTGTCCGATCAACTCGGCCGGCGAGCTGAACGCACAGACTTCGGCCCCCATGTTCTGCAGCATGCGGCTCAAGGCATCGCGTGTTGCCGTGTGGTCTTCCAACAGCACGGCCTTGACTGAAGCCTGCGGCGTTTCGACGTCGTCGCCGGTCAGCGGTTTGAGCGGCAGTTCGAATGCAAAGACGCTGCCCTGGCCGGGCTGGGAGCTCGCACTGATACTGCCGCCCATCAGTTCGACCAGTTGTTTCGAGATCGCCAGACCAAGACCGGAACCGCCATAACGGCGCGTCACGGAGGCGTCGGCCTGGGTAAAGCTCTCGAACAACTGTTCGAGCCGTTCCGGCGCGATCCCGATCCCGGT
This window encodes:
- a CDS encoding sensor histidine kinase → MTEILPIDEDSTTGELLSRLNDAVAASEEKSRFLASLSHELRTPLTTVLGFCELLLDESDKLDDDQADSIGEIQNAGSHMLSLINEVLDLAKIDAGKTKLVMRNVALSPLLGDVAALVKHQAISAGMQLQLPPDDALQVCADQGALKQVLLNLCSNAIKHSGRPGDVTIRTCVVDDRVHITVADDGLGIEPHHQEGIFDPFRRTALRHSIHDGSGIGLPLSRRLVEKMAGVLSLQSTPGKGTCFTIDLPLAD
- a CDS encoding methyl-accepting chemotaxis protein → MIYLPHFIASVVLGFGMAYGVHYLLIDTLPSALLVALIAVCAMLPGLAVFSIGVTRPLAKLADAVEESVEKEDFKRFAEEMKDVRSAHCQRMRDAVVALQRKTTDVAREMAERGSRIAIASAQVSFSADELRKKMTDQVRHANTIGTTSQEIEATTRSMSQSAEHARDSAYATRDASTKGESAVLGAIQRIHHVRAETERSANSLGQLQARSEEIQTITRLIDGVAEQTNMLALNAAIEAARAGEHGRGFAVVADEVRQLASKTTEATREIGEKLASIHQEVNESVQTMQSLAEVVESVVTDTEGVGTVLQGINGYSEESANDIGMIATTVEEHVSGIGEISESLSRMEIALTETEQEVQTVSEHALDLSDTAETVYKSIAHFELDTVHDRVRHIALDAVKKIIATFENAIASGRLSLADLMDRDYKEIPNTNPTKYQTRFDRFTDEVLPAIQEPILQENGFILYAGAVDNNGYFPTHNKRYSKPLTGDYQTDLVNNRTKRLFTDRTGSRCGKNTESFLLQTYKRDTGEIMHDMSVPIVLQGRHWGGFRIGYKASDTH
- a CDS encoding putative bifunctional diguanylate cyclase/phosphodiesterase translates to MNARNLQQNIDMQSACAAAERWLETGFNNDAVADVRALAVRHLAERTGVLPLFMPAVMLLFLFISPGFITHWPVVAALFLGLAVLAAYRMYVGNRLMQADDDGQRTWVTRYLTTVYITATTWGIMVGMMVFLDGVAWTTQLALMTTLGVTAGGFSTYTVERNLWQRFIVLLWLPIIVLTGAAAVMGLQAGWVLLAMQLSFAWFAVVQGQRIVRQYIASLATQSRLESALQEIQQQRDALEDHQNQLESLVDHTHQLAFYDQLTGLGSRTHFTERLPKMVERCSRANCRFALVHLDLDGFKDINDSMGHDIGDMVLKSVAARLTSTLRGSDFAARLSSDEFALLIGGVESQEDIDLLTRRCLEVLAEPARFGSKRVRITAGIGIAMYPEDGEDAVTLLKAAETAMRAAKRGGKHRVQRYELRLTTENDQRRQIERDLARAIDSEELVLLYQPQIDTASGRLCGAEALVRWLHPVRGMVPPDQFISVAERVGLIDQIGEWVLRTACRQAAQWRRDSNVSLPVAVNISPRQLENCAFYDTVRQVLKETGLPPEMLELEVTESVLQTGTAVCSTLERIRSIGVRIAIDDFGTGYSSLASLKKLPIDCVKIDRVFVADMLQHRKDTMLLGTIIEMAHAFDCRVVAEGVESSRQGEALKSLGCDILQGYLLGRPMPASAILERSSENFLELCTDDGTNGLRLVEQPI
- a CDS encoding response regulator — encoded protein: MLTRVLIVDDHKILREGLRSLLDDAAEFEVIGEADNGRDALKLAKKLTPDIVLMDVAMSELNGIEATRQLVAMMPGIKVLGLSMHSDSRYVKRMLEAGASGYLLKENAFDELITALRAVGSNRVYVSPEASGSLLSDIAQGQAVDENSDSPLTAREKEILQLIAEGNSTQVVAERLFISTKTVETHRKKIMDKLDLHSIAELTKYAIRQGITPLDD
- a CDS encoding ATP-binding response regulator; translated protein: MPQKHSILIVDDERSYLDILVSILQTDYRVIVSKTGEEALQRVASGPLPDLILLDVAMPGIDGYETCRRLKLDAATRDIPVVFLTAKDDVDAEAHGLNLGAVDYITKPISAATVRARIRTHLALRQARKELTDQNERLEQRVRERTQKLRRMSADMAVTEERERRRLAQELHDGPIQRLTLSKIQLGRLRAATDPAQHRAFDDLNQTIDTAVGEMRTLLIQLSPPILYELGLAPALEWLAESVMKPQGIVCEVKTDGGDAGLSEDINVFLFQAIRELMINIVKHAGARHAQVELRSEPAELVVAVSDDGAGFDAEHMFEQSKSGGFGLFSVRERLSMLGGTLAVQSKGGAVVTLSIPVEDTEQSG